A window of Castanea sativa cultivar Marrone di Chiusa Pesio chromosome 1, ASM4071231v1 contains these coding sequences:
- the LOC142638409 gene encoding uncharacterized protein ycf36 — MATQLTLFFSSKPDKYPPIFPIPNPKLYHHHHYHYNYKTQIPKIPFSSSSFRNGSNTPQPETDCPVPLEQQPINEYQNLSTSFPFTWASGDIAQYSSRLFITGTSFALFIGLPVAWLGTVGPDSEPFKRVLCAFSSGVFVVTLAVLRMYLGWAYVGNRLLSATVEYEETGWYDGQVWVKTAEVLARDRLLGSFSVKPVLSRLKFTLVSLAASLFVCVLLLINIDGGQKVEASGRVIPGVYNDESARSFEPDAFCGEPGLP; from the exons ATGGCCACCCAATTAAccctcttcttttcctccaaaCCCGACAAATATCCACCCATCTTCCCAATTCCAAACCCCAAACTCTACCACCATCACCATTACCATTACAACTACAAAACCCAAATTCCCAAAATACCCTTTTCCTCATCATCCTTCAGAAATGGAAGCAATACTCCACAACCAGAAACAGATTGCCCTGTTCCACTAGAACAGCAGCCCATAAATGAGTACCAAAACCTCTCCACCTCCTTCCCATTCACATGGGCCTCAGGTGACATTGCTCAATACAGCTCCAGATTGTTCATCACAGGCACTTCTTTTGCTCTCTTTATTGGCCTCCCTGTGGCCTGGCTTGGCACTGTGGGCCCAGATTCTGAGCCATTCAAGAGGGTTTTATGTGCTTTTTCAAGTGGGGTTTTTGTGGTGACTCTTGCCGTTTTGAGAATGTATCTGGGTTGGGCTTATGTGGGCAATCGATTGCTTAGTGCCACTGttgaat ATGAAGAGACAGGATGGTATGATGGTCAG GTATGGGTTAAAACTGCTGAAGTTTTGGCACGTGATAGGCTCCTTGGTTCATTTTCT GTCAAGCCTGTGCTGAGCAGATTAAAGTTCACTCTTGTGAGTCTTGCTGCATCATTGTTTGTATGTGTTCTTCTCCTTATTAACATTGATGGTGGCCAAAAGGTAGAAGCCAGTGGTAGAGTAATACCTGGAGTTTACAATGATGAGTCTGCAAGATCATTTGAGCCAGACGCATTTTGCGGTGAACCTGGTCTTCCCTAA